Genomic window (Notolabrus celidotus isolate fNotCel1 chromosome 15, fNotCel1.pri, whole genome shotgun sequence):
tccgcctgtggatctcacgctccattttacccccactcgcgaacaagaccccgagatacttaaactcccccacttggagcaaagtctcgatccacaccgagagagagcaatccaccgttttccggcagagaaccatggcctcagacttggatgtactgactctcatcccggccgctttGCACttagctgcaaaccgccccaatgcccgctggaggtccccgctggaggaagccaacagaaccacatcgtctgcaaaaagcagagtgaaattccaagctccccgaactggagaccctcctcccctcggctgcgccttgagatcctgtccataaagacTACAAAAAGGATCGGGGACAAGGGGCgaccctggcggagtccaacactTAATTACAGTTCTTGTTTTATGGTCACTGATAAACAGTCGTTACATCCCCTAACTATCAAATGACGAGGTCAGAGTCCAATGCTACTGGAACATACGTTGTGTGGCCAAGAGTTAATAGCATAACACTTTCCTGACAGGAGAGTGAAAGAGGAGTGATATTTCTGACTCAaggcaacacatttcaaagttgATCCCTTGTTTGAAAAATGGATTCAGTCTTTTCTGTAATTGGATCATATGTGGATTGGGATGTCAGAAGTCTTCTGATCTTCATAGCGGTTTTCATCCTCACCACAGATTATATTAAGAACCGCCGGCCAGCCAGCTTTCCTCCAGGGCCTTTGGCTCTTCCAATCGTGGGCAACATGTTCTCTGTGGATCACAACAAGGCCCATGAGAGTATGACACAGGTAGGTCAACAAagatatgattaaaaaaaacatcaagacAACTGATGGACTTATCTTTCTGGCATCTGTTATTCTGAGCTCTGTGTTCTTCCTTTGTTTCTTGAATCCACTCACAGTTAGCAGGGAAGTATGGAGATGTGTACAGTCTGCGAATGGGCCAGGAGTGGATAGTGGTCTTAAATGGGTATGAGGTTTTAAAAGAAGCTCTTGTTACTCAAGGAGACAGTCTGGCAGACCGTCCATCCCTCCCTTTGCAGAACGACATAAGCAATGGATTAGGTAAGAGGACACACCCACAAAGCAAAACACAGAGCAGTTGTGCACACAGAACTCAAATCACTACTTTTTTTGGCTCGTGTGAATCttgaacaaaaaaatctgttttaacaACGAATGAATCtatttttgatatatttcttTTCAGGTGTAGTTTTCAGTAGTGGACACTTGTggaagcagcagaggcgttTTACGCTTTCAACCCTAAGATACTTTGGTTTCGGCAGGAAGTCACTTGAACCTGTCATCCTGGATGAGTTTACAAATTGTGCAAAAGACATTCAAAGTTATAAAGGTAAgtatttaatgtacattgacACATTTaggattataaaaaaaaattatgaatgCATTTATCTCCAACTGAAGGCAAGCCCTTCAATCCACGACTCATCGTTGGCAACGCCGTCTCCAACATCATCTGCTCCTTGGTTTTTGGGCATCGCTTTGAGTACAATGATCAGAGGTTCAAGCAACTGTTAAGCTGGTTTGAGACAGCACTCCAGCTTGAAGCCTCAATTTGGGTACAGGTATGGCATTACAGAGAtagtagttttattttgatttgatgtgcTATCTTAGTGCAACACAACCCTCAGTGTCAGAAAGGTGTAAGTGGCCCAATGGGGATATAATACCCGTTGGTCGCTGGAACACAGCTAATGATGGAAATGTGTGACGTGTGAAATGTGTCTGCCCTCTGCAGTTTTACAACTCATTCCCTCTGCTGATGAGACGTTTACCAGGGCCACATCAGACCATCCTGAACATTTGGGATAACGTGAGGGACTTCCTAagagaggagctgaaggagcacaaacaaaactggGATCCCTCTGACCTAAGAGACTACATTGACTGCTACCTGAAAGAGATTCAGACGGTAGATAAGGACTGAGCTTTGCATGATTTACACTGTTCAGTCGTGAAAGTAGCGTCACATTATTTGGCAGACTCAGCACTACCCTCTGTGTTTGAACACTGACTTTAGCACGTGTATTCTAATATGTTCTCAGAGTAAGGGGCAGGCTGACAACACTTTTGAGGAAGAAAACCTGTTAATGTGTGTCCTGGATTTGTTTGTGGCTGGCTCAGAGACTACATCCACCACCCTTCGCTGGTCCTTCCTCTACATGGCGAAGTACCCTGAGATCCAGGGTAAGAGCACTGACTAGTTATTTAGcaaaaatgtgcagttttatgagaaaaacacaTACTAGTGGTAATTTGTCAGTGTCAACATCAAATACTACAAACAGGTACTTTCATTTTACTGGACTTGTTCCCCACATGACCACACATCCATCTCTTCTAGGGGTGCTACATTGTGCATCATCTCTTCACAagtctttacttttcttttgcagactgttgacatattttttaaactccTGTCTGTTTCCCTTATCCACAGAAAAGGTCCAGGCTGAGATAGACAGAGTTATAGGACAGTCTAGACAGCCATCAATGGACGATCGTGTAAACCTGCCCTATACTGATGCTGTCCTCCATGAGGTCCAGAGAATAGGCAACATAGCTCCTCTCAGCCTGCCTCACATGAACAACAAGGATATCCAGCTGGGAGGATACACTGTCCCAAAGGTTGATTATCATGGATGcattttatatcatattatatgatatcgtatcatatcatatatcacatcatatcatatcgtttCAATCGACAGGGATCTACAATCATCACAAATTTGACTTCAGTCCTGTTTGAAAAGAATCAGTGGGAAACACCCAACACCTTCAACCCAGGACACTTCCTGAACGAGGAGGGCAAGTTTGTGAAGCCAGCTGCTTTCATGCCTTTCTCTGCAGGTGAGTAATAACACAATACAGGTGTCAGCAGGTTTGTCCTTGCTTACTATCACAGGTTgaactaaataattaaaaaaaatatttttttataaagtttaagctgtcaattattttattctatgctCTTAAGTGAATAAATTAACAGAAGATAATTGATATAATAATCAAATTGACAAATAATTCTTCAAGTTGATTCTTAGTTTCTCCATCTATTTTCCATGTTCCAGGTAAGCGGCTATGCCTTGGTGAGAACCTGGCAAGGATGGagcttttcctcttcttcacctccttcaTGCAGCACTTCACCTTCTCCATGCCTGCAGGGGTGGAGCCTGTGACCGACTACCTCTACGGTGTAACTCTGGCACCATGGCAGTATGAAATCTGCGCCACCTCACGTTAAGAGAAGCTCTCACTGACAGAAAACGGTCAAAAGCaataatctttgttttttttgttggccTCAATTATGATTATGTGATTGGATTATTCCAACTGAtactttgctttcttttttaataccCTGCATGATAGTTAGTAATGATATTTCTTTGATGCTGCTATGAGAAATTCAGAATGACAAAAAGCTAACCGTGACCTCTTGTGATTGTGACAATGTTTTAGGGTTTAGAGAATAATTCATTCGCCCTGGCttaaattattaaaacattgaatgagcCCCACTGCCAATATCTCTTTAAGAGTTAACTGAGGTGActtgtttttttagtttggtTGAGCTTGGATtaaatgcctttttatgacattttcaaaGATTACACGAAACATTTTGCATAATTATGTCCTTGAATATTAGCAGCATCCCACTTTCAAAGGGCAGGATTCTTTGACGGACCCAGCCTTGGTACACATAACTTAACAACCTTCACCAAGATTTGGAGATAAAAAAGAAGTCTTGAAActtgaatttaacatttgtgAAGATCACTATTGAGTTGGAaccaaatgttattttttaacattgtattaCTCAGCCGCTTGAGAGTCTGCCTTCTTGTTTAACTTGTCATGCACCTGATCCATCCTCCATGTGCCTAGGAAATGTAGGATAAATTTGTCGACCACATTAGGAGCCTTTGATGGGCCGCTGTGCAGTTATCAGTCTTTGGATGCATCCTTTGGaggatgcagcccctgaatTGGGAAACAGCTAATCTTATAGGTTGAAAGTGAATAAAATTAAACCCCCTTAGTACCAGATTAGATACAGAAATGCCACTGCACATCAAAACCGTACAGCAAAGTAACCTGATATTCAGAATATTCACGATGGACTTAGAGATGCACCTTCATTTTGCAAATattgtttttgctttcattAAAATAAGTCTGAAACCTCTAAATGAATGTATGATGTTATATTGTGAATTTCCAAAATATCCCATGAACAACATCAACGTCAAGTCTTAACAACTTGTGACAAATTACCAACACTTTAAGTTTTTAACTGAGCAAAGCAGTGGTGTGAGGAGCTGCAATCCTGGATGCAcatgttattataattatgattATCTGTAACAGGTGGTGTTAGGACACCAAAAGCAGctcatgaaaaaaagaaaaacatggcaACATACTGTGGGGGAAAAGCAGAGAACGTCGTCGAGGAGGCAGcaggatcagaatcaggtatCAGTCCATAATGAAACACAATCCAAGTAGGGACaaggcagaagacaaggcagaagacaaggcagaagacaaggcagaagacaaggcagaggacaaggcagaagacaaggcagaAGACAAGTTAGAGGACAAGGCAGAGGACAAGGCAGAGGACaaggcagaagacaaggcagaagacaaggcagaggataaggcagaagacaaggcagaagacaaggcagaagacaaggcagaggataaggcagaagacaaggcagaggacaaggcagaagacaaggcagaagacaaggcagaagacaaggcagaagacaaggcagaAGACAAGTTAGAGGACAAGGCAGAGGACAAGGCAGAGGACaaggcagaagacaaggcagaagacaaggcagaggataaggcagaagacaaggcagaagacaaggcagaagacaaggcagaggataaggcagaagacaaggcagaggacaaggcagaagacaaggcagaagacaaggcagaagacaaggcagaggacaaggcaggggacaaggcagaagacaaggcagaggaccaggcagaagacaaggcagaagacaaggcagaggataaggcagaagacaaggcagaggataaggcagaggacaaggcagaagacaaggcagaggacaaggcagaagacaaggcagaagacaaggcaTAGGATAAGGCAGAGGACAAGGCAGAAGACAAGTTAGAGGACAAGGCAGAGGACaaggcagaagacaaggcagaagacaaggcagaagacaaggcagaagacaaggcagaggataaggcagaagacaaggcagaGGACAAGGCAGAGGACAAGGCAGGGGACAAGGCAGAGGACAAGGCAGAGGACAAGGCAGAGGACAAGGCAGGGGACaaggcagaagacaaggcagaggaccaggcagaagacaaggcagaagacaaggcagaggataaggcagaagacaaggcagaggaccaggcagaagacaaggcagaagacaaggcagaggataaggcagaagacaaggcagaGGATAAGGCAGAGGATaaggcagaagacaaggcagaggacaaggcagaggacaaggcagaagacaaggcagaggacaaggcagaggacaaggcagaagacaaggcagaagacaaggcagaagacaaggcagaGGATAAGGGAGAGGATaaggcagaagacaaggcagaggacaaggcagaggacaaggcagaagataaggcagaagacaaggcagaGGATAAGGCAGGGGACaaggcagaagacaaggcagaggaccaggcagaagacaaggcagaagacaaggcagaggacaaggcagaggacaaggcagaagataaggcagaagacaaggcagaGGATAAGGCAGGGGACaaggcagaagacaaggcagaggaccaggcagaagacaaggcagaagacaaggcagaggataaggcagaagacaaggcagaggacaaggcagaggacaaggcagaagacaaggcagaagacaaggcaggggacaaggcagaagacaaggcagaggaccaggcagaagacaaggcagaagacaaggcagaagacaaggcagaggacaaggcagaagacaaggcagaagacaaggcagaGGATAAGGCAGAGGATaaggcagaagacaaggcagaagacaaggcagaagacaaggcagaGGACAAGGCAAGGGACAAGGCAGAGGACAAGGCAGAGGATAAGGCAGAGGACAAGGCAGAAGTCAAGGCAGAGGATAAGGCAGAGAACaaggcagaagacaaggcagaggataaggcagaagacaaggcagaGGATAAGGCAGAGGACAAGGCAGGGGACAAGGCAGAGGACAAGGCAGAGGACAAGGCAGAGGATAAGGCAGAGGACAAGGCAGAGGATAAGGCAGAGGATAAGGCAGAGGACAAGGCAGAGGACaaggcagaagacaaggcagaGGATAAGGCAGAGGACAAGTCAGAGGATaaggcagaagacaaggcagaggataaggcagaggacaaggcagaaaacaaggcagaagacaaggcagaggacaaggcagaagacaaggcagaGGACAAAGCAGAGGATAAGGCAGAGGACAAGGCAGAAAACaaggcagaagacaaggcagaGGACAAGGCAGAGGACAAGGCAGAGGACAAGGCAGAGGACAAGGCAGAGGATAAGACAGAGGATAAGGCAGAGGACAAGGCAGAAGACACggcagaagacaaggcagaggataaggcagaggacaaggcagaggacaaggcagaagacaaggcagaagacaaggcagaagacaaggcagaagacaaggcagaGGACAAGGCAGGGGGTCGGAACCGGGAAATCAAATCAAGAAAGAGtgctggaaagtcttgcatgagaGCTGAGAACAATGTGGCCAAGAGCTGGTGGACAGGGGAGGTTTAAATACTGGCTTGATGAAGATGAGTTGCATCTGGGTGCTCAGGTGAACTGAGTTGCTTGATGAGGTGGGCGTAGCCAACAGGCAGAGAGCAGCAGTGGAGGAGTGAGTGGACAAACACTGAGAACCAGGAGCAGAGCTGGGACaattaatattttgtgtttttctggaaATCAAACTGTGTCAACAGGAGGTCGTGTTCTTTTTACTCATTAATCAGCTAATGTTCTTAGGTTGTATTCTGTCAGATGAGTCCACTTTAATTACAGTAATGAATTTGCTGGTTGGAGATTGGTGTCAGCATAACCTGATACAGGTCAATGGCACTTACCAGGAACTTCCACCAGACTCTCAATGTGTGTGCTTCCACTGGCTCTGCAGTGTTGTGTATCTGCTCCATTGCAGCTCTGTCGATCCAGAGCCCTCTGCAGCAGATATGCACAGCACACATCAATTCCGCACAGGGCAGATTAagtcagacaggaagtcagatacTGAAACAAGTTGTTTCAgtatctgacttcctgtctgaacgATTCATCTCCCACCACACATCAATTATTGCATATTCATTAGCTAATATCTGAAGAGACATGGAGGCTCGTCGTTGTTCTGCACTCTCTCTTAAACCAGTTCGGTCAAGTTCATGGAGCCATACAGCATTAAAGTCCCC
Coding sequences:
- the LOC117827287 gene encoding cytochrome P450 2J2-like, which translates into the protein MDSVFSVIGSYVDWDVRSLLIFIAVFILTTDYIKNRRPASFPPGPLALPIVGNMFSVDHNKAHESMTQLAGKYGDVYSLRMGQEWIVVLNGYEVLKEALVTQGDSLADRPSLPLQNDISNGLGVVFSSGHLWKQQRRFTLSTLRYFGFGRKSLEPVILDEFTNCAKDIQSYKGKPFNPRLIVGNAVSNIICSLVFGHRFEYNDQRFKQLLSWFETALQLEASIWVQFYNSFPLLMRRLPGPHQTILNIWDNVRDFLREELKEHKQNWDPSDLRDYIDCYLKEIQTSKGQADNTFEEENLLMCVLDLFVAGSETTSTTLRWSFLYMAKYPEIQEKVQAEIDRVIGQSRQPSMDDRVNLPYTDAVLHEVQRIGNIAPLSLPHMNNKDIQLGGYTVPKGSTIITNLTSVLFEKNQWETPNTFNPGHFLNEEGKFVKPAAFMPFSAGKRLCLGENLARMELFLFFTSFMQHFTFSMPAGVEPVTDYLYGVTLAPWQYEICATSR